The following coding sequences lie in one Spirosoma sp. KUDC1026 genomic window:
- a CDS encoding MarR family winged helix-turn-helix transcriptional regulator: MLLSHIEEAGTTNNELAKRSGVSKQMMSKIVGLLEKDGYIYTQKNPNDSRSSIIFLNDRGKKLFLALKDCMQQVREKFDNIVGHAEMEQVINTMARLLAELDKEEQ; the protein is encoded by the coding sequence ATGCTTCTATCGCATATTGAAGAAGCAGGCACCACGAACAATGAACTGGCAAAGCGGTCGGGCGTGAGTAAGCAGATGATGAGTAAAATCGTAGGGCTGCTCGAAAAAGACGGCTATATCTATACCCAGAAAAACCCCAATGACAGCCGTTCCAGCATTATTTTTCTGAATGATCGGGGCAAAAAGCTGTTCCTGGCGCTCAAAGACTGCATGCAGCAGGTACGCGAAAAGTTCGATAACATTGTTGGGCACGCGGAGATGGAACAGGTCATCAACACAATGGCCCGACTCCTGGCCGAGCTGGATAAAGAGGAACAGTAG
- a CDS encoding NAD-dependent succinate-semialdehyde dehydrogenase: protein MTFQSINPFTQQLLETYPADSNETIERKLQQAERAFADWSALSIQERTGYLLRVGEQLTANKEQLGELITAEMGKTRKEAVSEIEKCAACCTFYAGHAEQFLADQTIESDALRSYVSYQPLGPVLAIMPWNFPFWQVFRFAIPGLIAGNVGLLKHAPNVFGSSLAIDDVFRKAGLPEGVFQSLLIDVAPVEGLLKDKRIKAVTLTGSGRAGASVAGIAGSQIKKSVLELGGSDALVVLADADLEKAAEIAVKSRMQNAGQSCIAAKRFIIDKQVKKQFTELVLQQIQQIRQGNPLDDATTMGPMARMDLADSVERQYHESVAKGAKPLTGGDQTSIQRSGCNVQPMLLDNVTPGMAAFDEETFGPLAVLVEAKDEADAIRLANQSDFGLGSAIWTQDLEKGARLASQIQAGSVFINGLMRSDARVPFGGIKQSGFGRELSEVGIREFVNVKTIWIEKPGT from the coding sequence ATGACCTTCCAGTCCATCAACCCATTCACCCAGCAACTCCTCGAAACGTACCCGGCTGACAGCAACGAAACTATCGAGCGTAAGCTCCAGCAAGCCGAACGGGCCTTTGCCGACTGGTCGGCTTTATCAATTCAGGAGCGGACTGGGTACCTGCTCCGGGTGGGCGAACAGCTCACGGCAAACAAAGAACAACTGGGCGAGCTGATTACGGCCGAAATGGGTAAAACCCGGAAGGAGGCTGTTTCAGAAATTGAAAAATGTGCCGCCTGCTGCACTTTCTACGCCGGGCACGCCGAACAGTTTCTGGCCGACCAGACTATTGAGTCAGATGCGCTACGCAGTTACGTTTCCTACCAGCCGCTTGGCCCCGTGCTGGCTATTATGCCCTGGAATTTTCCGTTCTGGCAGGTGTTTCGGTTTGCCATTCCCGGTTTGATTGCGGGCAATGTGGGCTTACTCAAACACGCCCCTAACGTATTCGGCTCCTCGCTGGCCATCGACGACGTATTTCGGAAAGCCGGTCTGCCGGAAGGCGTCTTTCAATCACTTCTCATCGACGTAGCGCCAGTCGAAGGCTTGCTCAAAGATAAGCGTATTAAGGCGGTTACACTGACGGGAAGCGGCCGGGCAGGGGCCTCCGTAGCCGGTATTGCAGGCAGTCAGATCAAGAAATCGGTGCTGGAACTAGGTGGCTCAGATGCCCTAGTCGTACTGGCTGACGCCGATCTGGAAAAGGCCGCTGAAATCGCTGTTAAATCCCGGATGCAGAACGCCGGACAAAGCTGCATTGCCGCCAAGCGATTTATCATTGATAAGCAGGTAAAGAAACAATTCACCGAACTGGTTCTTCAGCAAATTCAGCAAATCCGCCAGGGCAACCCACTAGACGACGCGACGACGATGGGTCCCATGGCCCGAATGGACCTGGCGGATTCCGTCGAGCGACAATATCATGAGTCGGTGGCCAAGGGAGCCAAGCCTTTGACGGGTGGCGATCAGACGAGCATTCAGCGTTCCGGTTGCAACGTACAGCCGATGCTGCTGGACAACGTAACGCCCGGTATGGCGGCTTTCGACGAAGAAACTTTCGGGCCACTCGCGGTCTTGGTCGAGGCCAAGGATGAAGCGGATGCCATCCGGCTCGCCAATCAGTCTGACTTTGGACTGGGTTCAGCCATCTGGACGCAGGATCTGGAGAAAGGCGCCCGGTTAGCCAGTCAGATTCAGGCGGGCTCAGTCTTTATCAACGGACTGATGCGCTCCGATGCCCGGGTTCCTTTCGGTGGCATCAAACAGTCGGGTTTTGGCCGCGAGTTATCGGAGGTCGGCATCCGGGAATTTGTGAACGTAAAAACGATCTGGATCGAGAAACCGGGCACCTAG
- the treY gene encoding malto-oligosyltrehalose synthase — MYNPVATYRFQFNTDFPLSKLDTLIPYLQKLGIRTVYASPIFEATPGSTHGYDGVDPNRISPEIGTEDQLRTISQQLKESGMGWLQDIVPNHMAYHPNNQWLMDVFEKGDLSRYANYFDTALASPFFQGRIMAAFLPAPLSETIANGDMVLAYDQDRLVLQVSGNSMPLKPISYERVLRAGGKTDDIIVVLLDELNQIHHIDEPATYAEAWHEFRQQMTALMRNKEVGSYIQKAIDAVNSDSALLEEIADSQHYRFCMEPESHQIMSYRRFFTINGLICLSTQEENVFMAVHQLTNRLVQEGVFQGVRVDHVDGLYDPKQYLERLRALLGPEAYISVEKILQGDEPLPTDWPIEGTSGYDFLAHVNNLLTDSTNESTFRNFYQGLIETDTDLRTRISYRKAYMLYQRMGGELENLYQYFIAQQLVDDDALAAIQTGNMKVAIGELLIQCPVYRYYANEMPLPADEAGIVAGLIAGIRDTKPELNDALDALEAALLIRPQEGDAAYNTRALKFYQRLMQFTSPLMAKGVEDTLLYTYNCFVGHNEVGDSPERFGLSTDTFHQIMQDRLANWPLAQSTTATHDTKRGEDVRARLNVVTELADEWLQEVRVWQDLNADLHAETRLDKNDEYFIYQNLLGAYPMPKQDEDNFPNRMLEYMKKSLQEAKRHTTGHDVEPDYFEAVSTFVNGIFDAERPFWTRFQRFHRSVADLGITNSLAQLVLKCTCPGVPDVYRGGESWDLSLVDPDNRRPVDFDRLCRDLDELIARQEGGDQEIWADLWSQRWDGRIKQWLTRFLLQERDEHADIFTKGEYLPLTVEGTYREHVLAFARRYESSWYVVAIPLHAAQLCQQQGKTIMELDWQDTRLVLPDGAPTQWTRCLAESRIDSTGALPIKTLLDTLPVALLTNR, encoded by the coding sequence ATGTATAATCCCGTTGCGACTTATCGCTTTCAGTTCAATACCGATTTTCCCCTGTCGAAGCTTGATACGCTGATTCCGTACCTGCAGAAACTAGGGATTCGAACCGTGTACGCATCGCCTATTTTCGAGGCTACTCCCGGTAGTACGCACGGCTACGACGGCGTCGATCCCAACCGGATCAGCCCCGAAATCGGTACTGAAGATCAGCTCCGAACCATTAGCCAACAACTGAAAGAATCGGGTATGGGCTGGCTGCAGGACATCGTTCCCAACCACATGGCTTATCACCCGAATAACCAGTGGCTGATGGACGTGTTCGAAAAAGGGGACCTGTCGCGCTACGCTAATTATTTCGATACGGCGCTGGCCAGTCCGTTTTTTCAGGGACGTATCATGGCCGCTTTTCTGCCAGCCCCGCTCAGCGAAACCATTGCCAACGGCGACATGGTGCTGGCCTATGACCAGGATCGACTGGTGCTGCAGGTGAGCGGCAACTCTATGCCACTGAAACCGATCAGTTACGAGCGGGTACTACGTGCCGGTGGAAAGACCGACGACATTATTGTTGTCCTGCTGGATGAACTGAATCAGATTCACCACATCGACGAGCCCGCGACCTACGCCGAAGCCTGGCATGAATTCCGGCAGCAGATGACGGCGCTGATGCGGAACAAAGAGGTGGGTAGTTATATACAGAAAGCCATCGACGCGGTAAATAGCGATTCCGCGCTGCTGGAGGAAATTGCCGACAGTCAGCATTACCGGTTCTGTATGGAGCCGGAGAGTCATCAGATTATGAGCTACCGCCGGTTCTTCACCATCAACGGCCTGATCTGTCTGTCGACACAGGAGGAGAACGTCTTTATGGCGGTTCACCAGCTGACGAACAGGCTGGTGCAGGAGGGGGTATTTCAGGGCGTACGAGTCGATCACGTCGACGGATTGTATGACCCTAAACAATATCTTGAACGCCTGCGGGCGCTGCTTGGGCCGGAAGCCTATATCTCCGTCGAGAAAATCCTGCAGGGCGACGAGCCCCTGCCCACCGACTGGCCCATTGAAGGAACCAGCGGTTACGATTTCCTGGCCCATGTCAATAACCTGCTCACAGATTCAACGAATGAATCAACTTTCCGAAATTTCTACCAAGGGCTGATCGAAACGGATACGGACCTGCGCACGCGGATCAGTTACCGCAAGGCATATATGCTCTACCAGCGTATGGGCGGTGAGCTGGAAAATCTGTATCAGTACTTTATTGCCCAGCAACTGGTTGACGATGATGCACTAGCCGCCATCCAGACGGGAAACATGAAAGTGGCAATCGGTGAGCTGCTGATTCAATGCCCGGTGTATCGTTACTATGCCAATGAAATGCCCCTGCCAGCCGACGAAGCGGGTATTGTTGCCGGGTTGATTGCAGGTATTCGGGACACAAAACCCGAGCTCAACGACGCGCTGGACGCGCTGGAAGCAGCACTCCTCATACGGCCCCAGGAAGGCGATGCCGCTTATAATACTCGCGCTCTGAAGTTCTATCAGCGGCTTATGCAGTTTACGAGCCCGCTGATGGCGAAAGGCGTGGAAGATACGTTGCTATATACGTATAACTGTTTCGTAGGACACAATGAGGTTGGCGATTCGCCCGAGCGATTTGGCTTGTCGACGGATACGTTTCACCAGATTATGCAGGACCGGCTGGCGAACTGGCCACTGGCCCAGAGTACAACGGCTACCCACGATACCAAACGGGGCGAAGATGTTCGGGCTCGACTGAACGTAGTGACTGAGCTGGCCGACGAGTGGCTGCAGGAAGTGCGGGTATGGCAGGATCTGAATGCCGATCTACACGCTGAAACCCGGCTGGACAAAAACGATGAATACTTCATCTACCAGAACCTGCTGGGGGCTTACCCCATGCCGAAACAGGACGAGGACAATTTCCCGAATCGGATGCTGGAGTACATGAAAAAGTCGTTGCAGGAAGCCAAACGGCACACAACCGGTCACGACGTTGAGCCAGATTATTTCGAGGCCGTATCGACCTTTGTCAATGGAATCTTCGATGCCGAACGTCCTTTCTGGACCCGATTCCAGCGCTTTCACCGGAGCGTTGCTGATCTGGGGATTACGAACTCGCTGGCGCAACTGGTACTGAAATGTACCTGTCCGGGGGTGCCCGATGTGTACCGGGGGGGCGAAAGCTGGGATCTGAGCCTGGTGGATCCCGACAACCGGCGACCAGTCGATTTCGACCGGCTCTGCCGTGATCTCGACGAACTGATTGCCCGTCAGGAGGGTGGCGACCAGGAAATCTGGGCCGATCTGTGGAGCCAGCGCTGGGATGGCCGTATCAAACAATGGCTGACCCGGTTCCTGCTGCAGGAGCGCGACGAACACGCTGACATATTCACGAAGGGAGAGTACCTGCCGCTTACCGTGGAAGGAACGTACCGAGAGCACGTTCTGGCGTTTGCCCGCCGTTACGAATCGAGTTGGTACGTAGTGGCAATACCGCTGCACGCAGCCCAGCTTTGTCAGCAGCAGGGCAAAACGATTATGGAACTGGACTGGCAGGATACCCGACTGGTATTGCCTGATGGCGCACCAACGCAATGGACCCGTTGCCTGGCCGAGTCGCGTATAGACTCCACCGGAGCGCTGCCGATAAAAACCCTGCTTGACACCCTGCCTGTAGCGCTACTAACGAATCGGTAG
- the treZ gene encoding malto-oligosyltrehalose trehalohydrolase has product MQQLEQLVNQRQLGVTFAPDGEARVLVWAPFAEAVDIRLRDGELTLPLDNKVPGYWQLTTDQIKAGDLYTLVLNNDRSLPDPVSMAQPQGVHGPSQVVDTSTFSWTDQDWQSPPLKDYLLYELHTGTFTADGTFAGIESKLDYLVELGINAIEIMPVAQFPGERNWGYDGVFPFAVQYSYGGAAGLQQLVDACHAKGLAVVLDVVYNHIGPEGNYLPAYGPYFTNKYSTPWGDAVNFDDDYSDSVRRYVIENVLMWFRDFHIDTLRLDAVHAIRDESDKHILREIKEYVDILMVETGKAHHLIVELDLNETRYISPLEHQGYGMDAQWNDEFHHALRVTAGGERHGYYADYDGINHLAKSYKDAYVYDGLYMPRRSCIVGSPTKGHPGHQFVVFSQNHDQIGNRMLGERPSQLVSFSMQKLMAGAVLSSPYLPMLFMGEEWSEQNPFMYFVSHSDPDLVEAVRKGRKAEFAAFQTTIDAPDPQAEETFLHSKLNWDRLNQEPHQVMFRYYQTLLKLRKESALQHPDRESVAVVVDDEHQTLMLQRQHQDTNRNGPILICLMNFNKIAQLMMVPDDGHTWSLLFDSADPKWLGSMAAPETLTSGANVLVQPESILIYTSHHV; this is encoded by the coding sequence ATGCAACAACTGGAACAACTAGTCAACCAGCGTCAGCTGGGCGTTACGTTTGCGCCCGATGGTGAAGCCCGTGTGCTGGTTTGGGCGCCGTTTGCCGAAGCTGTGGACATTCGGCTCCGTGATGGCGAATTGACGCTCCCGCTCGACAACAAAGTACCAGGTTACTGGCAGCTGACGACCGATCAGATCAAAGCCGGAGACTTATATACCCTTGTGCTTAATAACGACCGAAGCCTGCCCGATCCGGTTTCGATGGCGCAGCCGCAGGGCGTGCATGGCCCCTCACAGGTGGTTGATACGAGTACGTTTTCCTGGACCGATCAGGACTGGCAAAGCCCGCCCCTGAAAGATTACCTGCTTTATGAACTGCATACGGGTACGTTCACGGCCGACGGTACCTTTGCCGGTATCGAAAGTAAGCTGGACTATCTGGTTGAACTAGGCATCAACGCCATTGAAATTATGCCCGTAGCCCAGTTCCCGGGTGAACGCAACTGGGGCTACGACGGCGTTTTTCCGTTTGCGGTGCAGTATTCTTACGGTGGCGCGGCTGGCCTGCAGCAGTTGGTCGATGCCTGTCATGCCAAAGGGCTGGCGGTCGTGCTCGACGTGGTGTATAACCACATCGGCCCCGAGGGGAATTACCTGCCTGCCTACGGCCCTTATTTTACCAACAAATACAGCACCCCCTGGGGCGACGCCGTAAACTTCGACGATGACTACAGCGACAGTGTCCGGCGCTACGTAATCGAAAACGTGCTGATGTGGTTCCGCGATTTTCATATCGATACGTTACGGCTCGACGCTGTGCATGCCATCCGTGATGAGAGCGATAAGCACATTCTGCGCGAGATCAAGGAATACGTCGATATTCTGATGGTAGAAACCGGCAAGGCGCATCATCTCATTGTGGAACTGGACCTCAACGAAACCCGCTATATCAGTCCGCTCGAACACCAGGGCTATGGCATGGACGCGCAGTGGAACGATGAGTTTCATCACGCGCTGCGCGTAACGGCGGGGGGCGAACGTCACGGCTATTACGCCGACTACGACGGCATCAATCACCTGGCAAAGTCCTATAAAGATGCTTATGTGTACGATGGACTATACATGCCCCGGCGGTCCTGTATCGTGGGGAGCCCAACGAAAGGGCATCCCGGTCACCAGTTTGTGGTGTTCTCGCAGAATCACGATCAGATCGGGAACCGGATGCTGGGCGAACGACCCAGCCAGCTGGTGAGTTTTTCGATGCAGAAGCTGATGGCGGGGGCGGTACTAAGCAGCCCTTATCTGCCCATGCTGTTCATGGGTGAGGAATGGAGCGAACAGAACCCATTCATGTATTTTGTGAGCCATTCTGACCCGGACCTGGTCGAGGCCGTCCGGAAGGGGCGCAAAGCCGAGTTTGCGGCCTTTCAAACAACAATCGATGCGCCCGATCCGCAGGCGGAAGAGACGTTTCTGCACTCTAAACTGAACTGGGATCGGTTAAATCAGGAGCCACACCAGGTCATGTTCCGCTATTATCAGACCCTGCTGAAACTCCGGAAAGAGTCGGCCCTGCAACACCCGGATCGGGAGTCGGTGGCTGTTGTCGTGGACGATGAACACCAGACGCTGATGCTGCAACGGCAGCACCAGGATACTAACAGGAATGGGCCGATTTTGATCTGCCTGATGAACTTTAACAAAATTGCCCAGCTCATGATGGTGCCCGACGATGGGCATACCTGGTCGCTGCTGTTCGACTCTGCCGATCCAAAATGGCTGGGATCGATGGCCGCCCCCGAAACGCTGACCAGTGGCGCGAACGTACTGGTACAGCCTGAATCCATTCTTATCTACACAAGTCATCATGTATAA
- a CDS encoding (2Fe-2S)-binding protein, which produces MLAETKSYTDTAATLPETRVVTLTVNGTRRQLTIAPWTTLLDALREYLDLTGTKKGCDHGQCGACTVLVDGKRINSCLTLAVMKEGADITTIEGLAEGDALHPIQSAFIEHDAFQCGYCTPGQICSAVGLMNEGRVRTTADIRELMSGNICRCGAYPHIVDAINEVLQVPKKA; this is translated from the coding sequence ATGCTAGCTGAAACCAAGAGTTATACTGATACGGCAGCCACGCTACCCGAAACCCGTGTGGTAACGCTAACCGTCAACGGCACCAGGCGTCAACTAACCATTGCCCCCTGGACAACCCTGCTGGATGCTCTCCGGGAGTATCTAGACCTGACGGGTACCAAAAAAGGCTGCGACCATGGCCAGTGCGGGGCCTGCACGGTGCTGGTTGACGGCAAACGAATCAATTCCTGCCTGACGCTGGCCGTGATGAAAGAGGGCGCCGACATTACGACTATTGAGGGACTGGCCGAGGGCGACGCATTACATCCCATCCAGAGTGCGTTCATCGAACACGATGCCTTTCAGTGTGGCTACTGCACCCCAGGGCAGATCTGTTCGGCGGTTGGGCTGATGAACGAAGGGCGTGTGCGTACCACCGCCGACATCCGCGAGCTGATGAGTGGCAACATCTGCCGCTGCGGTGCCTATCCGCACATTGTCGACGCCATAAACGAGGTACTGCAAGTTCCCAAAAAAGCCTGA
- a CDS encoding FAD binding domain-containing protein gives MNSFSYSKPASVTDAVGEQTAHQQSKFIAGGTNLIDLMKENVERPDHLVDINHLPLAAIEDTEAGGLRLGALVTNADTAYHEQVEKRYPLLAQTILAGASPQLRNMATNGGNLFQRTRCYYFYDNATPCNKREPGSGCGAINGYNRIHAILGTSNQCIATHPSDMCVALAALDATVQVSGPNGDRSIPIADFHRLPGDEPQRDNTVQAGELVTAIDLPAKGFSEYHAYLKLRDRASYAFALVSVAAALELDGDTVTDARVALGGVAHKPWRKPEAEALLIGKPATKENYQLVAEKLLEGATGFGHNTFKIELAKRAIVRALGIAAKQEPTE, from the coding sequence ATGAATAGTTTCTCATACTCAAAACCCGCTTCTGTGACCGATGCCGTGGGTGAGCAGACGGCCCACCAGCAAAGCAAGTTCATTGCGGGCGGCACCAACCTCATCGACCTGATGAAGGAGAACGTCGAGCGGCCCGACCACCTGGTAGACATTAATCACCTGCCGTTAGCCGCCATCGAAGATACCGAAGCGGGCGGCCTGCGCCTGGGAGCCCTGGTCACCAACGCGGATACGGCCTACCACGAACAGGTCGAAAAAAGGTACCCCCTCCTGGCGCAGACAATTCTGGCGGGTGCCTCACCCCAGTTACGGAATATGGCTACGAACGGTGGGAACCTGTTTCAGCGGACCCGCTGCTATTATTTCTACGACAACGCTACGCCCTGCAACAAGCGCGAACCCGGTTCGGGCTGTGGCGCCATTAACGGCTACAACCGAATCCACGCCATTCTCGGGACGAGCAACCAGTGCATTGCCACCCACCCGTCGGACATGTGCGTCGCGCTGGCGGCTCTGGACGCTACGGTACAGGTGTCGGGGCCAAACGGGGATCGTAGCATTCCCATTGCCGACTTCCACCGGCTGCCCGGCGACGAACCGCAGCGCGACAATACCGTACAGGCCGGAGAGCTGGTAACGGCTATCGACCTGCCCGCCAAAGGTTTTTCGGAATACCATGCCTACCTGAAACTACGTGACCGGGCTTCGTATGCGTTTGCCCTCGTATCGGTAGCAGCCGCCCTGGAACTGGATGGCGACACAGTGACCGACGCTCGTGTGGCGCTCGGGGGGGTCGCGCACAAGCCCTGGCGCAAGCCCGAAGCCGAAGCATTATTAATCGGCAAACCGGCAACAAAAGAAAACTATCAGCTCGTTGCCGAGAAGCTGCTGGAAGGCGCTACCGGCTTTGGGCACAATACGTTTAAGATTGAACTGGCTAAACGCGCCATCGTCCGGGCGCTGGGTATAGCTGCTAAACAGGAACCAACCGAATGA